In the genome of Candidatus Izemoplasmatales bacterium, the window GCGCGTCGACGGCGAGAATCGCCTCGTCGGGATCGCCGCGATCACGTTCGACGCCAGTTTCGTGGTCCATGAGCTCCGCGTCATCGAAGGCCGGAACGGTCTGTTCGTCGCGATGCCGAGCCGGAAGATGCCTTCGGGCGAGTTCAAGGACGTCGCCCATCCGATCAACTCGGAGACGCGCCAGATGATCGAAAACGCCGTACTCGAAGCCTACAGCAAGCTGCCGCCCGGCGAACCGGTCGAAAAGATTACGGAATGAAAACGCACGCGGTGCCGACTTGGGAAGGTTGGCACTTTTTTTATGTCTCGGCGCGGTGTATAATAGGGGTGTCACTTCCAGTGACCCGGGAGGAACCAGATGGCGATTTTCCACGGATCCAAAGTCAAGATCTTCTCGCTCAGCTCCAACCATCCGCTCGCCCAGGAGATCGCCGATTACGTCGGGATTCCCCTGTCCGATTGCGAAGTGTCGCGGTTCGCGGACGGCGAGATCTCGATCAACATCAGCGAAACG includes:
- the spoVG gene encoding septation regulator SpoVG, with the translated sequence MLITEVRVKRVDGENRLVGIAAITFDASFVVHELRVIEGRNGLFVAMPSRKMPSGEFKDVAHPINSETRQMIENAVLEAYSKLPPGEPVEKITE